The nucleotide sequence TCGCGAAGTGTACTCACATCCGGCGTAATGATTCCCAGATCCTCTGCAATGAATGGCAGGTCGCCCAGATCCTGTTGAACCGAGCTGAAAAACTCACGACCAGGACCGGGTATCCATTCACCTGACAAGGCTGTGGCAGCCCCAGCCTCTACATGCCAGGCTGCAGCGAAGCCCCGAAAATGATCCAGTCGAATCAGGTCGACATGAGTCCGTATTGCACGCACACGATCGATGCACCATCTGTAACCCGACTGACGCAACACATCCCAGTCATAGACGGGATTGCCCCAGAGTTGGCCCTGCTCACTGAAATAATCGGGAGGGACACCGGCAACAAATCGCGGCCGTAAATGTTCGTCGAGCAGAAACAGTTCCGGATGAGCCCAGACGTCGCTTGAATCAGGTGAAACAAAAAACGGCAGATCCCCGATCAGACGCACACCCCTGCTGTGAGCATAATTCTTCAGATTACTTGCCTGCCGAAAAAACAGAAACTGTGCCAGCCGAATCTGATCGATTTCTTTTGACAGTCCACGCCGCGCCTGTTCCAGGGCAGCCGGGTCGCGTCGAACCAGTTCGGCTGGCCATTTGAGGTAACTCGCGCCCAGGTGCATTTCCTGCAGCGCCTGAAATAAAGCATAGTCATCCAGCCAATGCTGCTCTGCCAGACAAAACTGTTCAAAGTCGGCCTTCAGAACATGGCCGTCTCCCTTGTTAAAGCGAATCCAGGCAGTTTCGAGTAACGTATGTTTGAACGCGTTGATGGTGTCGTAATCAACGACCGTTTCTGAAAAGGTGTATCCGGCAGTATCACTTTTCTCCAGCAGTCCGTCTGCGATTAAATCGTCCGGACTGACCAGGAGCCAGTTGCCGGCGAACGATGACAGTGGTTGATAAGGCGAACTTCCGTAGCCTGTTGGTCCCAGAGGCAAAATCTGCCACCAGGTCTGGCCTGCTTCCTGAAGACAGTCAATCCAGTTTCGCGCCTGCGGTCCCAGATCACCAATACCGTAAGGCGAAGGCAACGACGTGACATGCAGCAGCACGCCGGAAGCCCGGTACCCTGGCGGAAACGGCGGTAATTTCGTCTGGAAACTATGTTCGCTCATGTTTTTCCTTATCTCGTGTCCGGAATTCGTGTCAGACTCAGGAAACGTTGGTAAAAGTTTTTTGATGAACGGCCAAAGGAAGTATTCTCATCGCTGAATGCGTCCTCAAATATCTACGTGACGACAATCGTTCCAGAGCCGAATCACAGGGTCGTGCCGGCCATGGTGATATCCCAGGATACTTAACGCGGATGTGTTCAGAAAAAAATGGCGCCCCAGTGCTGCATCCTGGCCCAACCAGCGGGCAGCGAACATGAGCAGAAAATGACCGTGGGAAAAAAGCACGACATTACTATCAAAGGCACGAATTCGATCAATGACTCGATCAGCCCTGGCAGACACTTCTGCAACCGACTCGCCACCCGGGCAACCGTCGCGAAATAGCTCCCAGTCGGGCCGTTGCAGATCAATTTCTTTCGTGGTCATTCCTTCGTAATCTCCGTAGTTCCATTCCACGAGATCATCATCTACGCCTGCCTCCTTTCCAAAGCCCGCTAATTCACAAGTAGAGGAAGCGCGTTGTAACGGACTGGTAATGACACGGGCAAAGGTCTCAGATTTAAGTCGTGCTCCAAGTCGGCGGGCGTTACGCGCGCCGCGTTCGGTCAACGGCAGATCTGTCAAGCCGGTATGCTGGCGTGATATACTCCAGTCTGTTTCACCATGTCGAGCAAGGTAAATCAGAGGCAGCGGTTGAATTTCGTCGCTCATAATCGGATCACCGTCCCCTTCACTTCTATAATCAATCTGAGTTCAGCAGGACAAACCATTTGAATTCGACTGTGCCGTCGTCTGTTCTGACTGCGACTCAATCAAACAGGTTCGCAAACAGGTCTCCCGAGAGTTTTTGAAAGTCTGTAGACTTTCCGCTATTCTCCAGCTTCAACTGGTGCCGGCAGTGAGGGTGTATCCGCGGGCTGCTCTGACAAATCCATGGTCATCACATACACCACCATACCTGACAGCATCAGAATCACGGCAACATAAGTACGCCAGTCACGGTGCGCACGTTTTATGTAGGAGGGATGGCCTTGAGAATGATCGTTCCCGTGCGAGTCACTGTGCCGCTGTTTTTTGTGCTTTGATTGATTCATAGGGTCCCTGTTTCTCGTTGATATGTTCAGATTCTCTGTGACAGGTAACATTATCCCGCAGCTTGCTGTTCTCAAAGGTTAATTGAGTCAAAATCGCTGGTGATCCTGAAAGTATTCGCTTCCCAATCCTGCTGCCAGTAGATTCATCAAAGCCATTTCTCACACATCAGCTACATTTTATGGTTGTATGTCAGTAACCGTTTTAATAGTTCACACAAACGCCAGTGATTCCTGTCTGAATTTCCACTTCTCATCGCTATCAGTCAGGAGATACTCTCACTGAATAAATTCCCCTTGATTCGCTCAATACCTGAGCCAGAATAAGCGTCTAAGTGAGTCGCGCGCGTGGTCAGTTTACAGTGCACCGAAACACACGCCAGTTGTTCATCCTCTTCACTGCAATTGAGCCTGTTTTTTCCAGATTTGCACTGCCTGAAACCACACCCGTTCATGATGTAACCCTGCGGGTCGCCACACCATCGACGAGCTTCAGCCCGGCACCGTCTCGGCTTCGCAATCGATCGCCCCGGTATCAACCTGTATCGCCACAATAATTTTTTCATCTCCTCTTGCTCCCTGCATGCCTTTATCGATAATCCAAATCCGACAGTGTTACCCCTGTGTCCGAATGTGTGTTACCTATGTGTCCGGTCTAAATACTTGCCGAGTGCTTCTGTAGCAAACTCGAATGCCACATTAAGTTTGTCGGGTGCCACTGTCGGCTCGCCCGACAGTACGCGGAATACTCCTCATACAGTTAAGAAAAAGACCACCTCGGGCGGCAATGTTGGCTTGCCCAACAGTGCATATTGCACTCATTCACACCACCAAAAGTAGAAGTCCATCCTACTGAAAAGTCACCCAACCCGAGATATGAAAACAGGGCACTGCTTAACAGTGCCCCATTCTCAAATTCAGACTATCTACGTTCGCTCAGGTTCAGACCGGACTCCCATTCAGCAGGAAGTCAGACAGCGGCTCTGTCAGCCCCGTTGACGTCCCGATAAAACCAAACGAGACCGTGCCACCAGCGGAAATGTCGTCGTTCCAGGAGGCACCACGAATCACGTAGGTGTTCCCGACGTGCGAAACGATCTCGGCGTTCCAGATATCCGTAATCTCGCCATCAAAGGTGAACTGCAGCAGCCAGCCTTCCATGGGTTGATCACTCTCATTCCGGATTTCCACCGCTCCCTGAAATCCACTGTTCCAGGCATTCACTACATCAAAGTTCACAGCACCTGAGGCAGGCGGGGCATCGTTATCCTGAATACTTCCCGTGCCAACCGCGGTCGCCAGCGTACCACCCACGGGTTGAGTTAATACGATCTGGAAGCCTTCGTTCGTTTCCGTCTCGACATCACCCAGGATCGGCACCATGATCGTTTTCGTCAGCTCTCCTGGCTGAAAGATCAGCTGGCCATTCACCGACTGATAATCCGCACCAGCGACCGCCGTTCCATCAACTGTATGAAACTGAACTGTCACCGGTTCAGTCGTCGGTTGATCCAGTGAAACAGTAAACACTGCCTGTTGACTCCCACTGTCACCTTCCGTCACATTCACATCATTGATGGATATTTCCGGGACAATCACCACGAATGCTTCCACGTCGACATGCACCGTGGTACTGGTCACACTCCCCGTATCAGATACTGTCGTGAACACGAAGCTGTCCGTCCCCGAGAAACCGGCGTCTGGTGTGTAAGTCAGCGTTCCATCCTGATTGTTGACCACCACCCCATGCACGGGTTGCGAAACCGACTGCAGCGTCCCCCCTTCTCCGAGAGCAGATGCAGGACTGATATAGTTGCCCGACATCACCAGCATACTCAACATCGAAACCGAGTCTGCATAGTAATTCGAGTGCGTCGTCGCCACACTGTCGAAGACCGAATTCATCCATGCCTGGTCAGCCGCATCGGAACCGGTCATTGCCGACACTCCGACCGCCGCTCGGAAAAATGGATCGCTCCAGCTGTTGAGCGGAGTTCCATCCAAAGCATAGCCACCTCGAATCAATGCCGGATCTCCGCCTGACGATTGCTGAAAGAATTCCGACAGCATCTGCGCCTGCGCCAGCGAGACCGTGTCTCCACTCAAAACCGCGTCGGCACCAATCCTCCAGGGCACACGCCCCGCGTTATACCAGTAATGCTGGTCGTTGACTTCCAGAAAGCCTGAAGGCGCAGGTGACACATTCCCGGTCACAGGATCAACAATCACAAAGTCCGGCACCAGTCCCGTCCCCGACTGCTGTTGCAGTTTGGTCATCACAGCCTGCGTTGCGGCGATCACTTCATCCCAGGCCCCTGTACCGGTTGCGGCTTCAAAGGCGCGGAAGTGACCATACATGAAATCGCTGGTACGTACAGACCACTGATTCCGCCCACCACCATAAGGATTCACCCAGTCTCCCAGCATCGGCAGATGACTGTCTGGTCCAATGGTCGAAGCGTACATCGCATCAATAATCGTAATCGCTTCCTGCAGATAGTTGACTGCACCGTCACTTCCCCATTGAGCATCTGCAACGAGCAGCGCATAGGCAATATCGGCGTCCCCATCGAAGGCGCTACTGTTTCCGTACGCATCCGGTTGCGCCCAGTCCATCAGATCAGGATTCCCTTCACTGGGATTGGCCCGCGAATACTGGAACAGACCATCGAAGATCGCCCGGGCTTGAGGATCGTATCCATCCATATGCGCCAGGACCAGCATGCCGTATCCCTGGGCTTCTGATGTGGTTCGCCCTGACGCATCCATGATCACCCGGTAACCATTTCCTCCCGGATCTGCACGCAACCAGTCCGCCTTCCAGCTGTCATAGTAGTTGCTCACTATCTGATCCAACTGCGTCTGACCGTACTGGCTGGGGAATAACGTCCCCTCTTCATACGATTGCGCATGGCTGCCATAATCTGGATCGCCTCCCGAGCTTCCCGCGGAAATTGTTACCGCCGTCTCATAAGGCGTCGTCACATTCAATTCATTTTCAGAAACCACTTCTTCATCGTCATTGGCAATAACTGTGGTCGCAGAAGACAAACTCGCATCCAGCGTCGCGCCAACCGGGCTGCTGAGCGTGACATAAAACTGCTCGTCCGGTTCCACCTGGCTGTCGCCAAAGACGCGTACTGAAATCGTCTTTGAGGTTTCTCCCACTGCAAAGGTCACCTGACCGCTGGAAGCTTCATAATCCTCACCCGCTGTCGCCGTCCCATTGGACGTCTGATAGTTAACGACAACCGTTTGCGTCGCAGCCTCAGACAGGGTAATCGTCAAGGTAGCCGATACGGTACCGCTGACACCTTCCGCGACAGTTGCACCGCTGATGCGAACTTCAGGAATCACTTCCACGGGCGGGTCCACAATACTCCCTTCCAGAGGAACCGGGTTCTGATAATACTCCTGCACCTTGGTAATCCACCAGTAATCGTCCGTCGGCTCACTGCCAATTGCATCGGTGCTGATGCCAACACCGGCGCCAAACAGAATCTGCCTGATACCGGCGGCACGTGCTTCTTCCATATGGGAACCCCAGGTGATCGTGTTGCCGGAAACGGTCAGCTTCGCATCCCCCAGATCATTGGTCGAGAAATACTCCAGTCGATTTCCACTGGCGGTAAACGTATCTCCCAGAAAGAAAGAGGCTGCGGAATCTTCATACTGCCGCGTCGTATTCGTCAGGGGATCAAACTCACCATTCTCGTCATACGGATTCACCGCCTGACTGTCATTGATGTGACCAACGGGCAACTGCCAGAGCACCATTTCTCGCTCGGTCGTTTCCGTGAGGGTCTGGACGATCAACAGATAATTCTGCCAGTGATCGCTGTTCCAGAACCAGGTACTCGCTTCCGGATTACTGGCTGCCCCGTTTTGCGCCCCTGCATCCAGTCCATACTTATCGAGGGAGATGAACCCCGCCCCATAACTGAGAATGCCGGCGTCCATGTAATACTCGGCAATCAGTTCTGCTTCGCGTGCAATCGCCGCCTGACCGGCTGCGACTCCCATTGTATCCGTCAAATGCACAATTCCCGTGCCCGGAATCGGAGTTTCGATGCCCGGCGAAGCCCACAGATTAAACTGCCAGCCAAACTCCACATTCGGTGCAAAATGACTGATGGTATAATTGATCGCTTCAATCAGTCCCGTCACCGTATTGTCAAACTGGGGATCAACGCCTTCCTGCAAAACACCGCTGCTGTAAGCGGCACTCGTCACAGCCGAGATTGCGTTCGCCGATGTGCCGGCATTCTGCATCAGGTAACCGATGAAGTCCGGTTCCAGAATCATCTGCACCAGCTCATCCCCTGCTTCGGTGCGAATGGTATCCAGCGCGAATTTCAGGTCTTGAAAATAGCTTTCCATGTACGACTGACTCTGGATGTGCTCCAGGTTGGTCGTATAGCTTTCGCCACCATCAGGAATATTGTAGTACACGAACTGCGGGATCATTCCCAGTTTCATACTTTCGCGCACATAGCTGCTCACGCGGTCCGGGTCCCAGCTCTGCCAGCCGGAAATGGGGCCTCCGTTGAGATAGATATACCGCGAGTCAACATATTTGCCGGTCAAGGAATTGCTGTCATCAAAATCCTGCCAGAATGCCAGATCACCGGTCGTGTCTTCACTCACCGAACCGATGGTCAGATAATCCGGAAGCCCCGGCAGTGCGCCCTCTGCTGTACGTACACGAAACCCGATAAAACGGTCTTCGCCGCTCTCGGCATCGGTGATCCGTACAGACGACCGTCCTGCTTCGAGACCGGTAATGCGTAATGTATTCCCATTCACAATCTCAGCGGTGACTGCCCGCGAATTACTGACTGCTACGCTGAACTGACTCGACTCACTCGAGGAGGCCAGCGTGTATTCGTAAACCGTTTCCTGATCAATGGTGACCTGCAATGCCTGACTGGCACTATCGACTCCATCAATACTGATCTGACTGGCACCGCCAGCCACATACACAACTTCGTCGCTCAAGGTCGTCCCGCTCGCATTACTGACTTCAACCTGGTATCGCAGCACACCATAGTCCCGGTTCGTAATCAACAGGCTGTCCGTTTGCGGGGTCGCGGTCCCTGTCAGATCTGCTTCATGGATGACAGTGCCGTTCTCGTATAACTTCCAGTGATTCGCTGCTGACCCTGCCCACAAATTAAGAGTCACACGAAAACCGCCCGCTGCCTGGTCTGCCAGCACACTGACGCTCGGCTGATTCGGCGCATTGACCACAGGATCGGGATCCGGGTCTGGATCCGGATCGGGATCGGGGTCAACGGGACTACCACTCCCGTTAAATGAAAATCCGCTGGGCTCGCTGTAAGCGCCGACGGCCACCAGTCCAATCGCCAGCGACTCACCTGCATCCAAAGTCGCATCCCAGCTGGGAGGCGTAATGCGATAACGGCCTCCCCCCAGGTTCTCTACTTCAGCGTTCCACAGTGACTGAATCTCGCCATTAAAGTCAAACTCCAGCTGCCAGTCTGTAAACGCCGTCGCTTCATCGTTATTCAGAATCAGGTTGGCTGTCCGACCGGAGCCCCAGTCCTGATCCACCTCAAACTGTACATCGGGTGCATCCGCCAGTGGATGGGCGGCGAGCATCGTCCGCACCTCCAGTGCCTCGATCTGTCTTGCTGCCTGAGCACGTGATCGCCTGGGAGTGCCGTGCTGTTGAATGAACCATTCAAGAAGTGTTGCGTAAAGTCGTTTCATCGCATCAACTCTGCGAACGCAGAGCCCTTTCAGTCTCTGCCAGAACAGTGCGACGTTTCAAACTGAGAATCAGCCTGAATATGAAGGAATAGATACGAGTCTCGGAAGGTAGAAATGCTGAGACGCGTTGATCTCCCCGTAACACTGTTTATCGAAAGGCGCGAGAAGAGACCGCAACACAGGCAGGCCACCACAGGCTCTCACACGCCCAGGATGTCCTGGCGCGGAAGCTGTTTTGGCCCAGATCA is from Gimesia maris and encodes:
- the malQ gene encoding 4-alpha-glucanotransferase; protein product: MSEHSFQTKLPPFPPGYRASGVLLHVTSLPSPYGIGDLGPQARNWIDCLQEAGQTWWQILPLGPTGYGSSPYQPLSSFAGNWLLVSPDDLIADGLLEKSDTAGYTFSETVVDYDTINAFKHTLLETAWIRFNKGDGHVLKADFEQFCLAEQHWLDDYALFQALQEMHLGASYLKWPAELVRRDPAALEQARRGLSKEIDQIRLAQFLFFRQASNLKNYAHSRGVRLIGDLPFFVSPDSSDVWAHPELFLLDEHLRPRFVAGVPPDYFSEQGQLWGNPVYDWDVLRQSGYRWCIDRVRAIRTHVDLIRLDHFRGFAAAWHVEAGAATALSGEWIPGPGREFFSSVQQDLGDLPFIAEDLGIITPDVSTLRDQFQLPGTRVLQFAFDGAADSPYLPHNYDSNTVVYTGTHDNNTTLGWYDTLTDDQRQIVCHYLQRPELNSSEATAALLELAWSSQAALAMAPLQDLLNLGEDARMNVPGSSEGNWRWRCTNEMLSPALFQSLRELTANSQRLPAFHPTLDSLPDSEVIS
- a CDS encoding histidine phosphatase family protein, translating into MSDEIQPLPLIYLARHGETDWSISRQHTGLTDLPLTERGARNARRLGARLKSETFARVITSPLQRASSTCELAGFGKEAGVDDDLVEWNYGDYEGMTTKEIDLQRPDWELFRDGCPGGESVAEVSARADRVIDRIRAFDSNVVLFSHGHFLLMFAARWLGQDAALGRHFFLNTSALSILGYHHGRHDPVIRLWNDCRHVDI
- a CDS encoding glycosyl hydrolase family 8, with protein sequence MKRLYATLLEWFIQQHGTPRRSRAQAARQIEALEVRTMLAAHPLADAPDVQFEVDQDWGSGRTANLILNNDEATAFTDWQLEFDFNGEIQSLWNAEVENLGGGRYRITPPSWDATLDAGESLAIGLVAVGAYSEPSGFSFNGSGSPVDPDPDPDPDPDPDPVVNAPNQPSVSVLADQAAGGFRVTLNLWAGSAANHWKLYENGTVIHEADLTGTATPQTDSLLITNRDYGVLRYQVEVSNASGTTLSDEVVYVAGGASQISIDGVDSASQALQVTIDQETVYEYTLASSSESSQFSVAVSNSRAVTAEIVNGNTLRITGLEAGRSSVRITDAESGEDRFIGFRVRTAEGALPGLPDYLTIGSVSEDTTGDLAFWQDFDDSNSLTGKYVDSRYIYLNGGPISGWQSWDPDRVSSYVRESMKLGMIPQFVYYNIPDGGESYTTNLEHIQSQSYMESYFQDLKFALDTIRTEAGDELVQMILEPDFIGYLMQNAGTSANAISAVTSAAYSSGVLQEGVDPQFDNTVTGLIEAINYTISHFAPNVEFGWQFNLWASPGIETPIPGTGIVHLTDTMGVAAGQAAIAREAELIAEYYMDAGILSYGAGFISLDKYGLDAGAQNGAASNPEASTWFWNSDHWQNYLLIVQTLTETTEREMVLWQLPVGHINDSQAVNPYDENGEFDPLTNTTRQYEDSAASFFLGDTFTASGNRLEYFSTNDLGDAKLTVSGNTITWGSHMEEARAAGIRQILFGAGVGISTDAIGSEPTDDYWWITKVQEYYQNPVPLEGSIVDPPVEVIPEVRISGATVAEGVSGTVSATLTITLSEAATQTVVVNYQTSNGTATAGEDYEASSGQVTFAVGETSKTISVRVFGDSQVEPDEQFYVTLSSPVGATLDASLSSATTVIANDDEEVVSENELNVTTPYETAVTISAGSSGGDPDYGSHAQSYEEGTLFPSQYGQTQLDQIVSNYYDSWKADWLRADPGGNGYRVIMDASGRTTSEAQGYGMLVLAHMDGYDPQARAIFDGLFQYSRANPSEGNPDLMDWAQPDAYGNSSAFDGDADIAYALLVADAQWGSDGAVNYLQEAITIIDAMYASTIGPDSHLPMLGDWVNPYGGGRNQWSVRTSDFMYGHFRAFEAATGTGAWDEVIAATQAVMTKLQQQSGTGLVPDFVIVDPVTGNVSPAPSGFLEVNDQHYWYNAGRVPWRIGADAVLSGDTVSLAQAQMLSEFFQQSSGGDPALIRGGYALDGTPLNSWSDPFFRAAVGVSAMTGSDAADQAWMNSVFDSVATTHSNYYADSVSMLSMLVMSGNYISPASALGEGGTLQSVSQPVHGVVVNNQDGTLTYTPDAGFSGTDSFVFTTVSDTGSVTSTTVHVDVEAFVVIVPEISINDVNVTEGDSGSQQAVFTVSLDQPTTEPVTVQFHTVDGTAVAGADYQSVNGQLIFQPGELTKTIMVPILGDVETETNEGFQIVLTQPVGGTLATAVGTGSIQDNDAPPASGAVNFDVVNAWNSGFQGAVEIRNESDQPMEGWLLQFTFDGEITDIWNAEIVSHVGNTYVIRGASWNDDISAGGTVSFGFIGTSTGLTEPLSDFLLNGSPV